The nucleotide sequence ACATTTTCGGCAACCTCTTCAAGCATTTGCTTGTAAGACACCTTATTATAAAAACCAACAATTGCCGCAACAGCAGCACCAAGTAGTAAAACAAATTGGTTACTTCCACTTAGAGCATCATCACCATAAACAAAAATATTATATGCAAGCATACCAACTAAAGCAATCACAGGAATAAGTGCTTCCCAAATATTTAGTTCTACGTTTTCAACTATATGCTCATCTTGTGGTTGTCTTGGTTTAATGTCTTGGCTTTTCATAAAAAGTATTGTTAGTTTTTTTGCATTGTAATGTTACGATTTTGCTAAGAGGTTTCCAAATCGATTTTGTTGTGTACATTTGTTGAATTCTAAATGGATTCACTTACACAAATAGTTTTAGGTGCAGCTTGTGGAGAAGCTACTCTTGGTAAAAAAATAGGTAACAAGGCATTGCTCTTTGGTGCTATTGGCGGAACCATTCCAGATTTAGATGTATTTGTTGGTAGATGGATTTACAATAATGAAATTGATATTATGGCCTTTCATAGAGGCTTTATGCACTCTATATTGTTTACTATTATTGGCGCTTTTGTTTTTGGTTGGTTAGTTTTTAAACTATATAATAAAGGTTGTCGTAAGGACACAATAACTCAAAAAGATTGGATTTGGTTGTTCTTTTTATCATTATTCACACATCCTATTTTAGATAGCTTCACGCCTTATGGGACACAGTTGTTTACGCCTTTTTCAAATTATCGAGTAGCTATAAACAATATTTCGGTTGTTGATCCAATGTATACTGTTCCTTTTCTTATTTGTATGATAGTTTTAATGTTTTTTAAAAGGAATGCTTTTAAACGCAAATTATGGTTGAAGCTAGGTTTAGGAATTAGTTCAGTATATATGTTGTTTACACTTATTAATAAAGTATATATAACGTCTATCTACAAGGAGTCTTTACTAATTGAAGAAGTATCATATTTACGGTTTCAAACGCAACCGTCTATATTTAATAATGTTTTATGGTATGGTGTAGCAGAAACTGAAACAGATTATTATGTAGGTTTTTATTCTTTGTTGGATACGTCTTCAAAAGTTGAGACATGGAATAAATTGCCTAAAAATCATCATTTAGCTTCAACAGAAAACAAAGATATAAAGACCTTAGCTTGGTTTAGTAATGGTTATTATAATCTTATTGAAAAAGAGGACGGTGTTTTAAGGTATAATGATTTACGTTACCCTTCGTTTGATCAAAATGATCCTAACAATGCTATTTTTAGTTTTACGATGAAAAAAGAAGGTGAACGATATAATATTTTACCTTTTGATGGTAAGCCTCCTTCTAGCGAAGATTTTTCTTATTTCTGGAAAAGAATAAAAGGGATTAATTAATTATTTCTTGCATAATTGGTTTAAGACCACTAAAAAAGAATTCGACAGCTATAACCATAACAATAAGTCCCATTAACCTCATCATTACATTAATTCCTGTTTCTCCAAGAATTTTAATAATTCGTGATGAACTATAGAGAATAATATACGTAAGAAGTATTACTATTAATACAGCAAAAATTAGAGCTGCTTTTTTTTCAATAGTATTGGCATCCTCCATCATTACTATGGCATTAGTTAAGGCTCCAGGTCCGCAAATCATTGGAATGGCTAGTGGGGTTACAGAAATATCATTAACATAAGTTTTTATTTCGGTCTCTTTTAGTTTTACTTTTCCTAATCTGGCTTGCAGCATATCCATTCCCATTAAAAAAAATATAACACCTCCAACAATTCTAAAACTATTAACAGAAATACCAAAAAAATTAAATAGAACTTGACCAGAAAATGCGAATAGTATTATTGTTATAAAAGATACAATTGATGCTTTTTTTGCAGTTTTTGTTCTATGACTTTGGTCCAAACCTACAGTCATAGTCATAAAAATTGGCATCGTCCCAAAAGGGTTTATCAATGTGAAAAAGGAAGTAAATGATAATATTCCAAATGCAATGATTTCATTCATTTTGCTGCTATTTATTTTTGAAAAAAATAATCTTCTAACTAAAGGATATTAAGTTTTGTCATACATTCTCGCATCATCTTGTAAGTACGCTCAATATCAGCATCTAAGCCAATAGAAAAACGAATTAAGCCATCACTTAAGCCCATGGCTTCTCGTTCTTTATCTGGAATTTCAGATGATGTTGAACTCCCTGGAGCAGAGAATAAGGTCTTATAAAACCCTAAGCTTACAGCTAGGTACCCAAGATTTTTTTCTTGCATCATTTCCATAAGTTCATTGGCTTTGTTAATAGATCCTACATCAATCGTAAGCATACCTCCAAATCCATATTTGTCAAGCATCATACTCTTAAATAATTCATGTGAAGGATGTGATTTTAGTCCTGGATATACTGTTTTTAGACCATCAGCTTCAAATTTTTCAGCTAAATAGGAAGCGTTAAGGCTATGCTGTTGCATTCTAATGTGTAATGTTCTTAAGTTTTTTAGTACTGAAGCAGAACGTAAACTATCCATAGTAGAGCCTAAAAGCATACACGCACCGTCATTCACGTTTCTCAAATCGTCGATAAATTCTTGAGTTCCGCAAATAACACCTGCAACTGTATCTGATGAACCGTTGATGAATTTTGTTAAGCTATGTACTACAATGTCAGCTCCTAATTTAACTGGAGAAATTGATAAAGGAGAGAAAGTATTATCTATTATTAGTTTTAGATTGTGCCTTTGAGCAATTTCAGCTAAACCTTTTATGTCTGCAACTTCTAGTAGAGGATTACTCACAGATTCGCAGTAAATAACCTTAGTGTTTTTAGTTATTGCAGCTTCAACAATATCTAGTTTTGTGATATCTACAAAAGATGTTTCTATATTGAATCGAGGTGCGAAATTCTTTAAAAAAGCATAGGTTCCTCCATAAATAGTTCTGCTTGATATAACATGATCTCCCGAACCGCAAAGTTGCATAATTACTGGAGTTATAGCACCCATTCCAGACGCAGTTACTGTTGCTGTTTCTGTGCCTTCCATAGCAGCAAGGGCTTCTCCAAGATATAAGTTAGAAGGAGAAGAGTGACGTGAGTATAAATAACACCCATCTGCATTTCCTTCGAACGTGTCGAACATCGTTTTTGCAGAAAGAAAGGTATATGTAGACGAGTCTGAAATTGAAGGGTTTACTCCTCCAAATTCCCCAAAATATTGTAAATCTTGTATATTATTTGCGGGTTTAAAAGGCATAGTTATGATGATTTGGTATTTTATGAGGCTGCGAAATTATTAAATTACAGAATAATAATCAACAAAAACTATGTAGTTTAGAAAATAAATCTGCACTACATCGATAAAATTGAATTATTTTAATTATTTTCATTAATATAGTAGATAATACCGAAAAAAATATTGATTATGAAATTTGATGCTATTGATAACAATCTTTTAGAATTATTGCAAGAGGATAGTAAACAAACAAATAAAGAACTATCTAACAAGTTAATGCTTTCTGTTACAGCAGTTTACGAACGTATTAAAAAGCTTGAAAAAGCTGGAGTAATTAAGAAGTATGTAGCTTTAGTAAATAAAGAAAAAATCAATAAATCTTTTGTTGTGTTTTGTAGTATAAAATTGGTGCAACACACAAAGGACTATGTCGTTAAATTTGAAAGAGAAGTTGCAAAGTTAAATGAGGTTGCAGAATGTTATCATATAAGTGGTGATTATGACTATCTATTAAAAATTCTAGTTGAAAACATGGAGGCTTATAGAGAGTTTATGGTAAAAAAACTTACTACTATAGATCATATTGGTAGTACGCATAGTGCATTTATGATTAATGAGGTTAAATACACCACAGCAATAAACGTATAAATGTATGTCTTCTGCTTTTTATAAGCTTTCAGAATTTTTTATAATTTTTATACTCATTCCAATTGCTTTTACACTTCATTTTAATGCTTGGATTAAGATAAGTATTGGGTTAATTGGCTTTGCGTATATTGTTGTATTGCTTATAAGAATTGAAAAACTTAAGCTAAAAATTATTCCAAATTTGAATTGGAAATCTTTCTTTAAAAGGGTGTTTATTCAATTATTACTAATAGTAATATTAACTAGCTTTTTCGTCTTTTTTACTGAAAAAGAAGCATTATTTAATGTGTTGATTGCTAAACCAAAACTCTGGGCTTTAATTCTTTTTATATATAGTTTGTTTTCAGTGTATCCTCAAGAATTAATTTATCGGACGTTTTTCTTTCAGAGATATAAAGAACTAATTAGTAGTGAAATACTTTTTATATTTATTAATGCTATTGTATTTTCTCTTGGACATATTTTTTTTAGAAATACTCTAGTGTTGGTATTGACATTTTTTGGAGGGCTACTTTTTGCATTAACTTATTCTAAAACTAAATCTACACTTTTAGTCAGTATAGAGCATGCTATTTATGGTTGTTGGTTATTTACTGTTGGTATGGGGAATATGCTTGGGTTTCCTTCATGATTTGTGTGGGAATGGGGCAGTAATTAGCCTCTTCACCTTAAAATGCATGGTGCATTAAAGCAAAATTTAGTCTAAAAATAAAGGAATATTTAAATAGAATAGGAGCTAAGCGAATAAAATAGCTCCACACTATAAAGCTTATACTAGCCTACCTTAGTTAAAAGTTTACCGTTTTTATATTCACCAAGAACAATGACATCTTTCGATTTTTCGTATTCTTTAATGGCAAATTCCATTTGCTTTTCGTTGTCTCTTCTTATTTTTATACCAGTTTTAGATCCTCTGTTTCTTATTTCAATGTAAAATCCGTCTCTTAAATCTAAAGGCTTTGTTGCTGGTCTCCCCATGTTTGTAATGTTTTAAAAAATTTATTGATATTTATTAATAGCGTTGCTTTTTAATAAAAATCATAGTTCCACAATATACAATAACTTTCGTCTTGTAAAATAATTGTTGATAAATATTAATTATTATACTATAGTTTATGCATTCTTCTTCAATAAAGTGTAAATATTTGGTGATAAATTTTAACAAAATTTATTTTAAATCTTGTAAGATTTTTCAATAGTATTATTCTATATTTAACGGCTAATTAAATTTTAATGAAAAGTATCCTTTTAACTTTTTTTCTTTCTACTTTCCCAATGGCTTTAACTGTTGCACAAACAAGTGATTTAGAAAAAGAACTATTAGTCTGGTTTGACTCAAAAAATGATATTACTGAGACAAATTTGGTAAACGGTATTGAAGTTTTTGAAACGATACTTGCGTATAAAGATTCACATAAATATTATACATCTCCTTATTTCGTTGAAGGAAATATAAACTATCTAAATCAAGATTATTATAATGTTTTAATGATGTATAATATTTTTGAAGATAATGTAATTGTAAAATTTAATGAAGGAAAGAGAACATCTATTATTCAGCTTTTAAGTAACGAAGTTAAAAGTTTTAGATTGCATAATACACATTTTGAGAGATTAAAGCTCAAAGGAGAAAGTGGTTTTTTTGAGCTAATAGATGTTTATAGTGCTTTTAAGTTGTATAGAAAACATAGCAAGTATACTATTGCAAAAACAAATACAAGAAGCAACACAGTAAGGCATGAATTTGTTAAAGCAAATGATGTTTTTGTAATTGAATATGGCACAAACTATTCAACTATAGAAACCAAGAAAGATTTATATGATTTGTTTCCAAATATTAAAAGTAAAATAAAAAATTTGTTTAATAAAGATGAAGGGGTGCAATTAGCTTGGAGGAATAAAGAAATGAAACATGTTTTTAAACAGATTGAAAATTTATTACAAAATTAATTCTATGTTTTTTTAGATGAAGAAATTTTTACTTTCCATGTTGTTTTGCTTATTTGTTATTGGAGCTAAAGCTCAATCGACTACTGAAACAATATCTATAACTTATGATAATGAAACCATTGAGGAAGTTTTTAGTCGAATTGAAAAACAAACTTCTTATAGATTTTACTTTCACAGTAAATGGTTAGATAATAAAAGAATTTCCGGAAATTATAACAATAAAACAGTTGCATATATAGTTGAAGAGATTCTTAAAACAACAAATTCTAATTTTTATATTACTGATGATAAAAAAATAATTTTAACAGGTAATATTGTAGTATATAATTCTCTTCCAGAAGGTTTTAATAAAAGAAAGAAGTCTTCAGAAATAAAAACTATAGATGCTACAAGTGATGTTCCTGTTTTTTTTGATGAAAAAAAATCAAATAACTCAACACAAATTGAAACTGTAAGAGTAGGTAGAGCAAATAAGACATCAACTAAAAAAGTGTTTACTTTAAGCGGGAGAGTAATAGATTTTGGGGCAGGTACTACACTTTCAAATGTCAGTTTACGTGTAATTGGCACCAGTACTGGAGTAACAACAAATAGCAATGGTTTTTATAGTTTAGAGCTTCCTTTAGGAGAGCATATTTTGGAGATAACCTCTTTAGGCTTTCAAAAAGTACAGAAAAGACTTCTTATTTATAATGATGGGAATTTAGATTTTGAATTGTTTGAAGATTTAGAAGAATTAGATGAAGTTTTAATAGAAGCCGATGTAGATGAAAACACACGAGGAATTATAACTGGATTAACAAAACTTGATGTTAAAAACATTAAAACTATCCCTTTAGTTCTTGGCGAACGAGATATTTTAAAAGTAGCCACAACTTTACCAGGGATTTCAAAAGCTGGAGAAGGATCTTCTGGTTATAATGTTAGAGGAGGAAAAGAAGACCAAAACTTAATACTATTGGATGGAGCAGTTATTTATAATCCAAGTCATTTTTTCGGACTATTTTCAGCGTTAAATCCGTTTAGTATTGGCGAAGTAAA is from Pontimicrobium sp. SW4 and encodes:
- a CDS encoding metal-dependent hydrolase, whose protein sequence is MDSLTQIVLGAACGEATLGKKIGNKALLFGAIGGTIPDLDVFVGRWIYNNEIDIMAFHRGFMHSILFTIIGAFVFGWLVFKLYNKGCRKDTITQKDWIWLFFLSLFTHPILDSFTPYGTQLFTPFSNYRVAINNISVVDPMYTVPFLICMIVLMFFKRNAFKRKLWLKLGLGISSVYMLFTLINKVYITSIYKESLLIEEVSYLRFQTQPSIFNNVLWYGVAETETDYYVGFYSLLDTSSKVETWNKLPKNHHLASTENKDIKTLAWFSNGYYNLIEKEDGVLRYNDLRYPSFDQNDPNNAIFSFTMKKEGERYNILPFDGKPPSSEDFSYFWKRIKGIN
- a CDS encoding MarC family protein; the protein is MNEIIAFGILSFTSFFTLINPFGTMPIFMTMTVGLDQSHRTKTAKKASIVSFITIILFAFSGQVLFNFFGISVNSFRIVGGVIFFLMGMDMLQARLGKVKLKETEIKTYVNDISVTPLAIPMICGPGALTNAIVMMEDANTIEKKAALIFAVLIVILLTYIILYSSSRIIKILGETGINVMMRLMGLIVMVIAVEFFFSGLKPIMQEIIN
- a CDS encoding aminotransferase class I/II-fold pyridoxal phosphate-dependent enzyme: MPFKPANNIQDLQYFGEFGGVNPSISDSSTYTFLSAKTMFDTFEGNADGCYLYSRHSSPSNLYLGEALAAMEGTETATVTASGMGAITPVIMQLCGSGDHVISSRTIYGGTYAFLKNFAPRFNIETSFVDITKLDIVEAAITKNTKVIYCESVSNPLLEVADIKGLAEIAQRHNLKLIIDNTFSPLSISPVKLGADIVVHSLTKFINGSSDTVAGVICGTQEFIDDLRNVNDGACMLLGSTMDSLRSASVLKNLRTLHIRMQQHSLNASYLAEKFEADGLKTVYPGLKSHPSHELFKSMMLDKYGFGGMLTIDVGSINKANELMEMMQEKNLGYLAVSLGFYKTLFSAPGSSTSSEIPDKEREAMGLSDGLIRFSIGLDADIERTYKMMRECMTKLNIL
- a CDS encoding Lrp/AsnC family transcriptional regulator → MKFDAIDNNLLELLQEDSKQTNKELSNKLMLSVTAVYERIKKLEKAGVIKKYVALVNKEKINKSFVVFCSIKLVQHTKDYVVKFEREVAKLNEVAECYHISGDYDYLLKILVENMEAYREFMVKKLTTIDHIGSTHSAFMINEVKYTTAINV
- a CDS encoding CPBP family intramembrane glutamic endopeptidase; amino-acid sequence: MSSAFYKLSEFFIIFILIPIAFTLHFNAWIKISIGLIGFAYIVVLLIRIEKLKLKIIPNLNWKSFFKRVFIQLLLIVILTSFFVFFTEKEALFNVLIAKPKLWALILFIYSLFSVYPQELIYRTFFFQRYKELISSEILFIFINAIVFSLGHIFFRNTLVLVLTFFGGLLFALTYSKTKSTLLVSIEHAIYGCWLFTVGMGNMLGFPS